Genomic segment of Streptosporangium sp. NBC_01755:
GCAGGCCCGCGCGACGGTGTGGGATGCCGCCCGCGCCGCGGACGGCGGCGTCTCGGCGGACGAACCGGCCTACGCCACCGCGATCGCGGGCGTGATGGCCCCCGACGCGGCGGTGCTCTGCGCCAAGGACGCCGTGCAGATCTTCGGCGGCATCGGCTACACCTACGAGCACGACGCCCACCTGTACTACCGCCGCGCGCTGACCCTGCGCGCCCTGCTCGGCCCCTCCAGCGAGTGGGCCGAGTCGGTCGCCGAGCTGGCGCTGAACGGTGTGAGCAGGGAGCTGGAGATCGAGCTGCCGGAGGAGGCCGCCGAGCTGCGCGAGAGCATCCGGGCCGAGGTCGCCGCCTTCGCCGCGCTGGAGGGCGAGGAGCAGAAGCGGGCGCTGGCCAAGGCCGGCTACGTCATGCCGCACCTGGCCAGGCCGTGGGGCCGCGACGCCAAGCCGCTGGAGCAGGTTCTCATCTTCCAGGAGCTCAAGGCCGCCGGGGTCAAGCTACCCCAGATGATCATCGGTGCCTGGGTGGTGCCGTCGATCGTCGCGTACGGCACCCCCGAGCAGCAGGAGAGCTTCCTGCTCCCCACGCTGAGCGGCGAGATGATCTGGTGCCAGCTCTTCTCCGAGCCCGGCGCCGGCTCCGACCTCGCGTCCCTGCAGATGAAGGCCGAGAAGGTCGAGGGCGGCTGGCGGCTCAACGGCCAGAAGATCTGGACCTCCGTGGCGCACGTCGCCGAGTGGGGCATCTGCATCGCCCGCAACTCCTCGGCGGGTTCCAAGCACGAGGGCATCACCTACTTCATCGTCGACATGAAGGCCGCCGGCGTCACGGTCAGGCCGCTCACCGAGATGACCGGTGAGAACCTGTTCAACGAGGTCTTCCTCGACGACGTGTTCGTTCCGGACGAGATGGTCGTCGGCGAGGTGGGCCAGGGCTGGAAGGTGGCGAGGAACACCCTGTCCAACGAGCGGGTCTCGCTCTCGGGTGGCTCGGGCGGCACCGGCGCGTCCGTTCCCGACCTGCTCGGCCTGGTCGGACGTCTCGGCCGGGAACTGACCGCCGCCGAGCGACAGGAGCTGGCGCGGGTCGTCTGCGAGGGGCACTCGATCGCCGCCCTCGGCCTGCGGGTGACCCTGAAGCAGCTGACCGGCGCCGAGCCCGGCGCCGACGCCTCGGTCCGCAAGCTGCTGTCCACCTCGCACGCCCAGCACGTCTCGGAGTGCGCGGTCTCGCTGCTCGGCTCCTCGGCCGTCGTCGCCGCGGACATGAAGCTCGGCGACGCCGGTTACTGGAACCGCGCCGTGCTCGCCACCCGCGCCATGACGATCTACGGCGGTACCACGGAGGTGCAGCTCAACATCATCGGTGAGCGCATGCTCGGCCTGCCCCGCGATCCGGAACCGGGCAAGTAGTCCGCGGCTCAACATCATCGGTGAGTGCATGCTCGGCTGCCCGGCGATCCGGAACCGGGCAAGTAGTCCGTGACTCCGGATATATGCATGTATATCCGGAGCAAGCACATAAAGTCGGTCAGCATGGGCGGCGACTGGGGCGAGACAGCGAAGCGGTTCGCGCCCGCCCTGCTCGGGCTGCTGTTCGGGCTGCTCGCTCTCGGTCCCGCGCTGGGGCCGGGATTCGTGCTCAGGTACGACATGGTGTTCGTGCCCGATCCGCCGCCGGTCCTTCCCGGGGAGGGGTTTCCCCGGGCGGTGCCCAGTGACCTGGTGGTCGCGTTCCTTTCCTGGATCGTCCCCGAGCAGGTGGTCCAGAAGGTCGTCCTGCTGGGAATCTTCGTGCTGGCCGCGTCCGGCGCGGCCACGCTGGTGCCCTCGGGGAAGCTGGGGCCCCGCCTGGCGGCGGCGGCCTTCTACACCTGGAACGCCTACCTCGCCCAGCGGCTCCTGCTCGGCCAGTGGGCACTGTTGCTGGGGGTCGCGGGGCTGCCCTGGGCGGTGCGCGCGGTGGCGCTCGGCGGGCGGTCGCGGCTGGTCGCCGCGCTGCTCCCGGCGGCGGTGGGCGGGTTCCAGGCGATGTTGGTCGCCGCGCCCGCCCTGCTCGCGACGGCGGCGACCGCGCCGGGGGCGACCGCGTCGGTGGCGGCCGGGGGAACGCCCGCGTCGGTGGTGACCGGGGGAACGCCCGCGCCGGGGGCCGGCGCGACCTCCGCCAGGAGGGTGCGGGTCCGGCGGGTGGTGGAGGTCGCGCTGGTCATGGCGGTGCTGAGCCTGCCGTGGCTGGTGCCCGCGCTGAGTAGCCGGGCCGTGACCGATCCGGCTGGGGCCTGGGCGTTCGCGGCCCGGGCCGACGGTCCACTGGGTACGGTCGGCAGCCTGCTCTCGCTCGGCGGGATCTGGAACGCCCACGCCGTCCTGCCGGGCCAGGAGACCTGGTGGTCGGCGATCGTACGACTGGTGCTCGCCGCGGTCGCCGTCTGGGGGTTCTTTCGCCTCTCCGGCTCGCCGGCGCCCCACGGTGCCGGGGCGGCGAAGTCGTACCGGGCGGGGCTGGCGGTGGCGGCGGTGGCCGGGTTGGCGGTGGCGCTGGCGGGAGCCTTCGCGCCCGGCGCGCTGGGCGGCCTGATCGGCTGGTGGCCCGGGTTCGGGCCGCTCCGCGACGGGCAGCTGTACCTTGCCCCGTTCGTCCTGCTGCAGGCGGTGGGCCTGGCCGCGGTCGTCGCGCGCTGGAACTCGCGCGCCGTCGCAGCCGTCGCGGTGGCCGTCCCGATCCTGGTCCTGCCCACCTTCGCCCTCGGCGTGTTCGGCAGGCTGTCGGCGGTGGACTACCCGGACGAGTGGCGGGAGGTCCAGGCGATCGTGAACGCCGACCCCGCGCCGGGGGCGCTGCTGTCGCTGCCGTGGGGGGCGCACCGGGCGTTCGGCTGGAACGGCCATCGGGTGATCCTCGATCCCGCGACCAAGATGTTCCGGCGCCGGGTGCTCTGGAACGACGCGCTGCTGGTGGGGCTGCCCGGAGGTGGCAGGCTGCGGGTCGGGGCGGAGAGTCCGGCGTCCGCCGCGGTGGAGGCGGCGCTGGGCGCCGAGCCGGGTGGGCGAATGGTGGCGCTAGCAGGGTTAAATATCCGTTATGTTCTTATTTATGGGGGTGGCAACTCATTTCACATCCCAGGGGGCGGTGACCCGTTCCACGGTTCGACGACTGTCTTCCAGGGGCACGAACTCCGACTCCTGCGCCTCGAAGCACCCGCCTGAGCTGGGCATACCCTCAACTCTTCGCGCTACCCGGCGGTAACCTTATCCGTCACATTTTTCCCAAAACTATGGATTATGAGGTGAATCGCGTCCTACTCTCGGCACACTGTCCGAATTCTGGAGGGAGAGCTCAGTGTTACGAGTGATCGCAGCCCTGGCCGTTGGTGCGGTGCTTGCGGTAGGTGCCTCCGTGGCAATGGTGAACGTGGCCGCGCCCACGCCGGAGCCGCCCAACAGGCCTCTGTACAACTACGGCGACAGGTGATCCGGGGGGCCGGGTAAGGGCCCCTCGGACACGGTTTTTCCCAGCCACTCAGGCTGAACGTCATTGGGAGACAAGGGGGTGTGGCTCTGCCATGCCCCGAGTCGGGCGCGTGCCGCCGCAGAGGACCGAGGAGACAATGTGGCCGACACCGTGGCCTTTTCCGGCGGGGACGTGAACGCCGGATCCCGTCTGTTCGACCCGTCGTGGCCCAACCTGAGCGTGGAGGTCATCGAGACCCCCGAGGCGTCCCTGCGCGGAGTCCGGGTGGCGGTGCTGAACTTTCGCGAGCCACAGCAGTCGGCGGCCGGCGGTGCCGAGGAATACGCCTGGCAGGTCAGCCGCCACCTGATCGCGCAGGGGGCCTCGGTCCACTTCGTGACCGGCCGCGAGCCCGGCCAGGCCGGAGCCGAGCGGCGCAACGGTGTCGAGCTGCGCAGGATGGGCAACCGCTACCTCGTCTACCTGCTCGTACCGCTCTGGCTGCTGCTGCACCGCCGCCGCTTCGACGTGGTCATCGACTCGATGAACGGCATCCCGTTCTTCTCCCCCCTCGTGGTGCGGCGCCGTACCACGGTGCTCTGCCTGGTGCACCACGTGCACGACCGGCAGTTCCACGCCTTCCTGCCCTCCTGGCTGGCCAGGATCGGCTGCTTCATCGAGGGGCCCGTGGCCCGGCTGCTCTACCGCCGCCGCACCACGATCACGGTTTCCGAGTCGTCCAGGACGGACCTCCGTACCAGGCTGCGCTGGCTGGCCCCGATCCAGGTCGTCCCCAACGGCAGCTCGGTGGCCCGCTCGGCCGCGCGGCACACCCTGCCCGGCGACCCCGCCTTGGTCTACCTGGGCCGGTTGGTCGGCCACAAACGGGTCGACCGCGTCGTCGGCCTGGCGGCCGAGCTGGCCGAGAGCCGTCCGGACCTGCGCGTACACGTGGTGGGCCGCGGGCCGGAGACCGACGCCCTGCTGGCGACGGCGGCCGAGCTGGGCGTCGCCGACCGCGTGCATCTGCACGGATTCCTCAGCGAATCGGGCAAGAACGCCGTGCTCGGCTCAGCCCTGCTGAACGTGACCGCCTCGGAGTTCGAGGGCTGGGGTCTCACCGTGATCGAGGCGGCCGCCTTCGGCGTGCCCACGGTCGCCTACGACGTCGCCGGGCTACGTGACTCGATCAAGGACGGCGTGACCGGCTGGCTGGTCCGTGACGGTGAGACGCTCGCGGACGCGGTGGACCGGGCGATCGAGGAGCTGGCCGACCCCGTGCGGCGCACGGCGATCCAGCAGGCCTGCCGGACCTGGGCAGGTGAGTTCACCTGGGGAAGAACTGGCGCTACTATGACCAGACTTATCGCCACAGAGCTCCCCGCAGCAGTCCGTCGACAGCAGCCTGTGAGCGCCGTGAGCTCGCCGGTCCGGACCTCCGACCTCCATCTCGCCATGGGTGAGACCGACCCCATTTGAGCACCGCATTGACCCCTGACAGCACGGAAGGCGGGCCCGCCCGGCTACGGCACCGGCTGCATCTGCTGGCCGGCTGCCTCCTGCTCGGGGCAATCGCGTTCAACACCTCGCCCGGCCAGGTCATCTCCGAGACCAAGCTCGACATGGCGCTCAACCCCCTCGGCTTCCTCGCCCGGGCGATGCACCTGTGGGACGGCGCGTTCTTCGGCCACCTGCAGAATCAGGCGTACGGCTACCTGTTCCCGATGGGCCCGTTCTACGCGCTCTTCGAGGCGCTGGACATGCCCCCCTGGAACATCCAGCGACTGTGGATGACCCTGGTGCTGTGCGCCGCGTTCGTCGGCGTCGAGCGGGTGGCCCGCGCGATGGACATCGGCACCCCCGCCACCCGCGTCCTGGCCGGGCTCGCCTACGCCCTGGCACCGCACGCCGTCGCGCTGATCGGGATCAACTCCTCGGAGTTCCAGCCGAGCGCGGTGCTGCCCTGGATCCTGCTGCCGCTCGTGCACGGCGCCAGGCAGCGGGCGAGCCCGCGCAGGGCGGCGGCCCTGTCGGCGCTGGCCCTCCTGTTCGCCGGCGGGATCAACGCCGTGGCCGTGCTCGCCGTGCTCGTCGTGCCGCTGCTGTACCTGCTGACCCGGAAGCGCGGACCCCGCATGAGGCACCTGCTGCTGTGGTGGCTGGGCTGCGTGGGCGCGGTGTCGATGTGGTGGCTGCTGCCCCTGCTGGTGATGGGCCGCTACATCTTCTCCTTCCTGCCCTTCATCGAGACCGCCTCCGCCACCACGTACGTCACCTCGCTGATCAATGTCCTGCGCGGCACCTCGGGCTGGCTCTCGTTCCTGCCCGTCGACGGGGAGGCGTTCCTGCCCGCGGCGTTCGAGCAGGCGACATCTCCCGCGCTGATCGCGCTGACCGCGCTGGTCGCCGGGCTCGGCCTCGCCGGGATCGCCGCCCGCGCCACCCCGGAGCGGGCGTTCCTCACGATCAGCCTGCTGGCCGGGGTCGTGATCGTCTCCGCCGGGCACACCGACGTGCTCGCCCACCCGTGGACCGAGCAGGTGAGGGCGCTGTTCGACGGTCCCCTCGCGGCCTTCCGCAACCTGCACAAATTCGACGCGCTGCTGCGGCTACCGCTCGCCCTCGGCCTGGCCGCCCTGCCACTGGCCGCTCCCGTGCGGCTGCGCAGACCCGTCCTCGCGGCGTCCGCGGTCCTCGTCGCGCTCAGCGCGCTGCCCGTCGCCACCGCGGGAACGACCCCCGCCGGCGCTTTCGACGAGGTGCCCTCCTACTGGCGGGACGCCGCGACCTGGCTGAACCGGAACACCGGGGACGGCATGGTGCTGGCCGCGCCCGGATCGCGCCGGGGCGAATACCTGTGGGGCCGCCCGATGGACGAGCCCATGCAGTCGCTGCTGACCGTGCGCTGGGCCACCCACACCAACGTGCCCTGGGGGTCGCCGGGGCTGGCCCGCCTGATCCAGGCGGTGGACGAGCGCTTCGCCACCGGCCGGGGCTCGCCGGGTCTCACCTCGGCGCTGCGCCGGATCGGGGTCACCTACCTGCTCGTCCGCAACGACCTGGCGAGGGAGAGCCTGGGCACGGCCTGGCCGGCGCGGGTCCACGAGACCATCGCCGAGTCCACCGGCCTGGAACGGGTCGCCGCCTTCGGCCCGGAGATCGGGACCAGGGCCAGCACGACGGCCGCCGGCTGGTTCGAGCAGCCCTACCAGGCTCTGGAGGTCTACGCGGTCCCCGACCCCGCGCCGCTCGTCGCCACGGTGCCCCGCGAGGGGGTCCTCCGGGTGACCGGGGCACCGGAGGCGGCGCTGGCCCTCGCGGAGGAGGGCCTGCTCGACGACGACC
This window contains:
- a CDS encoding acyl-CoA dehydrogenase, encoding MAIGLSEEHEALRESVTGWAERNIPSEVVRAIIAAEGEERPGFWSGLADQGLLGLHIPEEHGGSGYGLLETAVAVEALGERVAPGPYVPTVLASAAILASDGKAHAELLPGLADGTLTGAVALTASITGTHGEDGALTIGGAADLVLGGALADVLVLPVSTDRGEEWVAVDASAATVTPVGSLDITRGVAKVELDAVTVPAGRVLDGLQGPEVLNLAAILLGAEAAGVASWCVTAAAEYAKVRVQFGRPIGQFQGVKHKAARMLVALEQARATVWDAARAADGGVSADEPAYATAIAGVMAPDAAVLCAKDAVQIFGGIGYTYEHDAHLYYRRALTLRALLGPSSEWAESVAELALNGVSRELEIELPEEAAELRESIRAEVAAFAALEGEEQKRALAKAGYVMPHLARPWGRDAKPLEQVLIFQELKAAGVKLPQMIIGAWVVPSIVAYGTPEQQESFLLPTLSGEMIWCQLFSEPGAGSDLASLQMKAEKVEGGWRLNGQKIWTSVAHVAEWGICIARNSSAGSKHEGITYFIVDMKAAGVTVRPLTEMTGENLFNEVFLDDVFVPDEMVVGEVGQGWKVARNTLSNERVSLSGGSGGTGASVPDLLGLVGRLGRELTAAERQELARVVCEGHSIAALGLRVTLKQLTGAEPGADASVRKLLSTSHAQHVSECAVSLLGSSAVVAADMKLGDAGYWNRAVLATRAMTIYGGTTEVQLNIIGERMLGLPRDPEPGK
- a CDS encoding glycosyltransferase family 4 protein — its product is MADTVAFSGGDVNAGSRLFDPSWPNLSVEVIETPEASLRGVRVAVLNFREPQQSAAGGAEEYAWQVSRHLIAQGASVHFVTGREPGQAGAERRNGVELRRMGNRYLVYLLVPLWLLLHRRRFDVVIDSMNGIPFFSPLVVRRRTTVLCLVHHVHDRQFHAFLPSWLARIGCFIEGPVARLLYRRRTTITVSESSRTDLRTRLRWLAPIQVVPNGSSVARSAARHTLPGDPALVYLGRLVGHKRVDRVVGLAAELAESRPDLRVHVVGRGPETDALLATAAELGVADRVHLHGFLSESGKNAVLGSALLNVTASEFEGWGLTVIEAAAFGVPTVAYDVAGLRDSIKDGVTGWLVRDGETLADAVDRAIEELADPVRRTAIQQACRTWAGEFTWGRTGATMTRLIATELPAAVRRQQPVSAVSSPVRTSDLHLAMGETDPI